A stretch of the Gammaproteobacteria bacterium genome encodes the following:
- the ppsA gene encoding phosphoenolpyruvate synthase translates to MGDVDKVGGKNASLGEMISHLSKLGVSVPGGFATTADAYREFLAHEGLAERVNRELAKLDVDDVVALAETGARIRQWLSETPFPPTLEKSIREGYAALAGGKDVSVAVRSSATAEDLPDASFAGQQETFLNVRGADEVIKSVKLVFASLFNDRAISYRVHHGFEHAEVALSAGIQRMARSDLGASGVMFTLDTESGFADAVFITASYGLGETVVQGAVNPDEFYVYKPALAKGKSPIVRRNLGSKAIMMVYGEGGGKAVKTIDVHAEARARFCISDADVLELAKQALVIEQHYKRPMDIEWAKDGHDGKIYILQARPETVKSRRNQNIERYELKAKGPVLAEGRSIGQKIGAGTAKVVADLHEMSRIQPGDVLVTDMTDPDWEPVMKRASAIVTNRGGRTCHAAIIARELGIPAVVGCGDATKKIKDGQAVTVSCAEGDTGFIYEGKLQFERREISLAKMPEAPLKIMMNVGTPERAFDFAGLPHKGVGLARLEFIINRMIGVHPKALINFDKQPADVKREITSRMAGYKDPVSFYVERLAEGIATIAAAFAPEPVIVRTSDFKSNEYANLVGGRQYEPHEENPMLGFRGASRYIDPSFRDCFELECRALKKVREEMGLANVQVMIPFVRTVDEARKVVEILAANGLRRGEHGLKVIMMCELPSNALLADEFLEHFDGFSIGSNDLTQLTLGLDRDSGVIAHLFDERNDAVKKLLSMAIQACRKHGKYIGICGQGPSDHPDLAKWLLEQGIESVSLNPDTVVETWLFLAGKKG, encoded by the coding sequence ATGGGCGACGTGGACAAGGTGGGCGGCAAGAACGCCTCCCTGGGGGAGATGATCAGCCATCTCTCCAAGCTCGGGGTCTCGGTGCCCGGCGGTTTCGCCACCACCGCGGACGCCTACCGGGAGTTCCTGGCCCACGAGGGCCTGGCCGAGCGGGTGAACCGCGAGCTCGCCAAGCTGGACGTGGACGACGTGGTGGCCCTGGCCGAGACCGGCGCGCGCATCCGCCAGTGGCTGAGCGAGACGCCCTTCCCGCCCACCCTCGAGAAGTCCATCCGCGAGGGCTACGCGGCGCTCGCCGGCGGCAAGGACGTGTCGGTGGCGGTGCGCTCCTCCGCCACCGCCGAGGACCTGCCGGACGCCTCCTTCGCGGGCCAGCAGGAGACCTTCCTCAACGTGCGCGGCGCGGACGAGGTGATCAAGTCCGTCAAGCTGGTGTTCGCCTCGCTGTTCAACGACCGCGCGATCTCCTACCGCGTGCACCACGGCTTCGAGCACGCCGAGGTGGCGCTCTCCGCCGGCATCCAGCGCATGGCGCGCAGCGACCTCGGCGCCAGCGGCGTGATGTTCACCCTCGACACCGAGTCCGGATTCGCCGACGCGGTGTTCATCACCGCCTCCTACGGCCTCGGCGAGACCGTGGTGCAGGGCGCGGTGAACCCGGACGAGTTCTACGTGTACAAGCCGGCGCTGGCCAAGGGCAAGTCGCCGATCGTGCGCCGCAACCTCGGCAGCAAGGCCATCATGATGGTCTACGGCGAGGGCGGCGGGAAGGCCGTGAAGACCATCGACGTGCACGCCGAGGCGCGCGCGCGGTTCTGCATCAGCGACGCGGACGTGCTGGAACTCGCCAAGCAGGCGCTGGTGATCGAGCAGCACTACAAGCGCCCCATGGACATCGAGTGGGCCAAGGACGGGCACGACGGGAAGATCTACATCCTGCAGGCGCGCCCTGAGACGGTGAAGAGCCGCCGCAACCAGAACATCGAGCGCTACGAGCTGAAGGCGAAGGGTCCGGTGCTGGCGGAGGGCCGCAGCATCGGCCAGAAGATCGGCGCCGGCACCGCCAAGGTGGTCGCGGACCTGCACGAGATGAGCCGCATCCAGCCCGGCGACGTGCTGGTGACGGACATGACCGATCCCGACTGGGAGCCGGTGATGAAGCGCGCCTCCGCCATCGTCACGAACCGCGGCGGCCGCACCTGCCATGCCGCCATCATCGCCCGCGAGCTCGGCATCCCCGCGGTGGTGGGCTGCGGCGACGCCACGAAGAAGATCAAGGACGGCCAGGCCGTCACCGTGTCCTGCGCCGAGGGCGACACGGGCTTCATCTACGAGGGCAAGCTGCAGTTCGAGCGCCGCGAGATCAGCCTGGCCAAGATGCCGGAGGCGCCGCTCAAGATCATGATGAACGTGGGCACGCCGGAGCGCGCCTTCGACTTCGCCGGCCTGCCCCACAAGGGCGTGGGCCTGGCGCGCCTGGAGTTCATCATCAACCGCATGATCGGCGTGCACCCCAAGGCGCTCATCAACTTCGACAAGCAGCCGGCGGACGTGAAGCGCGAGATCACCTCGCGCATGGCCGGCTACAAGGACCCGGTGAGCTTCTACGTGGAGCGCCTGGCGGAAGGCATCGCCACCATCGCCGCGGCCTTCGCGCCGGAGCCGGTGATCGTGCGCACCTCGGACTTCAAGTCCAACGAGTACGCGAACCTGGTGGGCGGCCGCCAGTACGAGCCCCACGAGGAGAACCCCATGCTGGGGTTCCGCGGCGCCTCCCGCTACATCGACCCCTCCTTCCGGGACTGCTTCGAGCTGGAATGCCGCGCCCTCAAGAAGGTGCGCGAGGAGATGGGCCTCGCCAACGTGCAGGTGATGATCCCCTTCGTGCGCACCGTGGACGAGGCGCGCAAGGTGGTGGAGATCCTTGCCGCCAACGGCCTGAGGCGCGGCGAGCACGGGCTCAAGGTCATCATGATGTGCGAGCTGCCCTCCAACGCGCTGCTCGCCGATGAGTTCCTGGAGCACTTCGACGGCTTCTCCATCGGTTCCAACGACCTGACCCAGCTCACGCTGGGCCTGGACCGGGACTCGGGGGTGATCGCCCATCTGTTCGATGAACGCAATGACGCGGTCAAGAAGCTCCTCTCCATGGCCATCCAGGCCTGCCGCAAGCACGGCAAGTACATCGGCATCTGCGGCCAGGGCCCCTCGGACCATCCGGACCTCGCCAAGTGGCTGCTGGAACAGGGCATCGAGAGCGTGTCCCTGAACCCGGATACGGTGGTGGAGACCTGGCTGTTCCTAGCGGGCAAGAAGGGATGA
- a CDS encoding putative 2OG-Fe(II) oxygenase, protein MSIGAQNQFEEHFPLTVLLSRHTGVEKMNAGVAALLHGLRGQYLKDRAENEALSGTITTYGGYQTSKKMMFLNRPEPEVQALRDQVVLPGVKAYLERVYGAQGKSIPTRLVSWANILCEGDWQAPHMHPSTGNLISGVYYAAVPEKPEPEGCIEFLNPHPVAHHHGVSLTRRIMPKAGDLVLFPPYYIHYVYPFRGEGERCIVAFDVIVQNTQFVF, encoded by the coding sequence ATGAGCATCGGCGCCCAGAACCAGTTCGAGGAACATTTCCCGCTCACGGTGCTCCTGAGCCGCCACACGGGAGTGGAGAAGATGAACGCGGGGGTGGCCGCGCTGCTGCACGGATTGCGCGGGCAGTACCTCAAGGACCGCGCCGAGAACGAGGCGCTGTCCGGGACCATCACCACCTACGGCGGCTACCAGACCTCCAAGAAGATGATGTTCCTGAACCGTCCGGAGCCGGAGGTGCAGGCGCTGCGCGACCAAGTGGTGCTGCCGGGGGTCAAGGCCTACCTCGAGCGCGTCTACGGCGCGCAAGGCAAGTCCATCCCCACCCGCCTCGTGTCCTGGGCGAACATCCTCTGCGAGGGCGACTGGCAGGCGCCCCACATGCACCCCAGCACCGGCAACCTCATCAGCGGCGTGTACTACGCGGCGGTGCCGGAGAAGCCCGAGCCCGAGGGCTGCATCGAGTTCCTGAACCCGCACCCGGTGGCGCACCACCACGGCGTGAGCCTGACCCGGCGCATCATGCCCAAGGCCGGCGACCTCGTCCTATTCCCGCCCTACTACATCCACTACGTCTACCCGTTCCGCGGCGAGGGCGAGCGCTGCATCGTCGCCTTCGACGTGATCGTCCAGAACACCCAATTCGTGTTCTAG
- a CDS encoding aldehyde dehydrogenase family protein, protein MSAQSEAGHTLVHNPATGEVVGRFPELSAEEVRDAIRRARAAQPAWAVLPLERRRRHILAAQQALLRNMDYVALVISRCVGKPETDALATEIMPTLMGSRWYARHARRHLKPQRLPVGSPLFFNKRSTVHRLPYGVVGIISPWNYPFGIPMHEIVPALLAGNTVVFKTSPETLPVGEEIVQLFLHADLPEGVFQHLNADGPLCGDVFLEQDGVDKLFFTGSVRVGKELMGKAAKTLKPLSLELGGKDAMIVCADAPLERAAGGAVWAGLTNAGQSCAGVERIYVHQDVYAPFMALLKEKVEALRVGPYQDVGALCTERQAATVREHCREALAAGATVFAQAKLPPGLNDRFIAPTVLTGVDHTMKVMHEETFGPVLGVMPVKDDEEALRLANDSRYGLTGSVWTRDLGKGVRLARRLSAGAVTVNDHLMSHGLTETPWGGMRNSGLGRGHGAFAFDEVTQPQVIVEDWLTLARRNVYWYPYNTAVYDGLKGVMLALYGQGGRERLAGLWRFLRILPRMFRAKEPTPPLPPGAAPVKPFGEMAQGEQLGQLERWGEEAYDRIYDSRRPSTDYSEAKENFYMAIQLARELGREDEVQRLEARLKHIKDVFRSQFS, encoded by the coding sequence ATGAGCGCCCAGTCCGAAGCCGGCCACACCCTCGTCCATAATCCGGCGACGGGAGAGGTGGTGGGGCGCTTCCCGGAGCTTTCCGCCGAAGAGGTGCGCGACGCGATACGCCGCGCCCGCGCCGCCCAGCCCGCCTGGGCTGTCCTGCCGCTCGAGCGGCGGCGCCGCCATATCCTCGCGGCACAGCAGGCACTGCTGCGCAACATGGACTACGTGGCGCTGGTCATCAGCCGCTGCGTGGGCAAGCCGGAGACGGATGCGCTCGCCACCGAGATCATGCCGACGCTCATGGGCAGCCGCTGGTATGCGCGCCATGCGCGCAGGCACCTGAAGCCGCAGCGCCTGCCCGTGGGCTCGCCGCTGTTCTTCAACAAGCGCAGCACCGTGCACCGCCTGCCCTACGGCGTGGTGGGCATCATCTCGCCCTGGAACTACCCCTTCGGCATCCCCATGCACGAGATCGTGCCGGCGCTGCTGGCGGGCAACACGGTGGTGTTCAAGACCTCGCCGGAGACGCTGCCGGTGGGCGAGGAGATCGTGCAGCTGTTCCTCCATGCGGACCTGCCGGAGGGCGTGTTCCAGCACCTCAACGCGGATGGGCCGCTGTGCGGGGACGTATTCCTGGAACAGGACGGCGTGGACAAGCTGTTCTTCACGGGGTCGGTACGGGTCGGCAAGGAACTCATGGGCAAGGCGGCCAAGACCCTCAAGCCCCTCTCCCTGGAGCTCGGCGGCAAGGACGCCATGATCGTGTGCGCCGACGCGCCCCTGGAGCGCGCCGCGGGCGGCGCCGTGTGGGCCGGGCTCACGAATGCGGGCCAATCCTGCGCGGGGGTGGAGCGCATCTACGTGCACCAGGATGTGTACGCGCCGTTCATGGCGCTGCTCAAGGAGAAGGTGGAAGCCCTGCGGGTGGGCCCGTACCAGGACGTCGGCGCGCTCTGCACCGAGCGCCAGGCGGCGACGGTGCGGGAGCATTGCCGCGAGGCGCTCGCCGCGGGCGCCACGGTGTTCGCCCAGGCGAAGCTGCCCCCGGGGCTGAACGACCGGTTCATCGCTCCCACGGTCCTCACCGGCGTGGACCACACCATGAAGGTGATGCACGAGGAGACCTTCGGCCCGGTGCTGGGCGTGATGCCGGTCAAGGACGACGAGGAAGCCTTGCGGCTCGCCAACGACTCGCGCTACGGCCTGACGGGCTCCGTCTGGACCCGTGACCTCGGCAAGGGCGTGCGGCTGGCGCGGCGGCTGTCTGCCGGCGCCGTGACGGTCAACGATCACCTGATGTCCCACGGCCTCACGGAGACGCCCTGGGGCGGCATGCGCAACTCCGGGCTGGGACGCGGCCACGGGGCGTTCGCGTTCGACGAGGTGACCCAGCCCCAGGTGATCGTGGAGGACTGGCTCACGCTCGCCCGCCGCAACGTCTACTGGTATCCCTACAACACGGCGGTCTACGACGGCCTCAAGGGCGTCATGCTGGCCCTGTACGGCCAGGGAGGGCGCGAGCGCCTCGCGGGGCTGTGGCGGTTCCTGCGCATCCTGCCGCGCATGTTCCGCGCCAAGGAGCCCACCCCACCGCTCCCGCCCGGGGCGGCTCCGGTCAAGCCGTTCGGCGAGATGGCACAAGGTGAGCAGCTCGGGCAGCTGGAACGCTGGGGCGAGGAGGCCTACGATCGGATATACGATTCCCGGCGCCCCAGTACCGACTACAGCGAGGCCAAGGAGAACTTCTACATGGCGATCCAGCTCGCCCGTGAACTGGGCCGCGAGGACGAGGTGCAGCGTCTGGAGGCGCGCCTCAAGCACATCAAGGATGTGTTCCGCTCGCAGTTCTCCTGA